The following are from one region of the Camelus ferus isolate YT-003-E chromosome 13, BCGSAC_Cfer_1.0, whole genome shotgun sequence genome:
- the SLC6A9 gene encoding sodium- and chloride-dependent glycine transporter 1 isoform X3 has translation MFPYFIMLIFCGIPLFFMELSFGQFASQGCLGVWRISPMFKGVGYGMMVVSTYIGIYYNVVICIAFYYFFSSMTPVLPWAYCNNPWNTPDCAGVLDASNITNGSRNPALPGNLSHVLNHSLQRTSPSEEYWRLYVLKLSDDIGNFGEVRLPLLGCLGVSWVVVFLCLIRGVKSSGKVVYFTATFPYVVLTILFVRGVTLEGAFTGIMYYVTPQWDKILEAKVWGDAASQIFYSLGCAWGGLITMASYNKFHNNCYRDSVIISITNCATSVYAGFVIFSILGFMANHLGVDVSRVADHGPGLAFVAYPEALTLLPISPLWSLLFFFMLILLGLGTQFCLLETLVTAIVDEVGNEWILQKKTYVTLGVAVAGFLLGIPLTSQAGIYWLLLMDNYAASFSLVVISCIMCVSIMYIYGHRNYFQDIQMMLGFPPPLFFQICWRFVSPAIIFFILIFTVIQYQPITYNHYQYPGWAVAIGFLMALSSVICIPLYALVQLCRTEGDTLLQRLKNATKPSRDWGPALLEHRTGRYAPTIPPSPEDGLEVQPLHPDKAQIPMVGSNGSSRLQDSRI, from the exons ATGTTCCCCTACTTCATCATGCTGATCTTCTGCGGGATCCCGCTCTTCTTCATGGAGCTGTCCTTTGGCCAGTTTGCAAGTCAGGGCTGCCTTGGGGTCTGGAGGATCAGCCCCATGTTCAAAG gtgtGGGCTACGGCATGATGGTGGTGTCTACATACATTGGCATCTATTACAACGTGGTCATCTGCATCGCCTTCTACTACTTCTTCTCGTCCATGACGCCCGTGCTGCCCTGGGCCTACTGCAATAACCCCTGGAACACACCCGACTGCGCCGGCGTCCTGGATGCCTCCAACATCACCAACGGCTCCCGGAATCCCGCCCTGCCTGGCAACCTCTCCCACGTGCTCAACCACAGCCTCCAGCGGACCAGCCCCAGCGAGGAGTACTGGAG gctctaTGTGCTAAAGCTGTCAGATGACATCGGAAACTTCGGGGAGGTGCGACTGCCTCTCCTTGGTTGCCTCGGTGTCTCCTGGGTGGTTGTCTTCCTCTGCCTCATCCGAGGGGTCAAGTCTTCAGGGAAA GTGGTGTACTTTACGGCCACATTTCCCTACGTGGTGCTGACCATCCTGTTTGTCCGCGGTGTGACCTTGGAAGGAGCCTTCACCGGCATCATGTACTATGTGACCCCACAGTGGGACAAGATCCTGGAGGCCAAG GTGTGGGGGGATGCCGCCTCCCAGATCTTCTACTCGCTGGGCTGTGCGTGGGGTGGCCTCATCACCATGGCTTCCTACAACAAGTTCCATAACAACTGCTACCG GGACAGCGTCATCATCAGCATCACTAACTGTGCCACCAGCGTCTATGCCGGCTTTGTCATCTTCTCCATCTTGGGCTTCATGGCCAATCACCTGGGTGTGGACGTGTCCCGTGTGGCAGACCACGGCCCAGGCCTGGCCTTCGTGGCGTACCCCGAGGCCCTCACACTGCTGCCCATCTCCCCACTCTGGTCCTTGCTCTTCTTCTTCATGCTCATCTTGCTGGGGCTGGGCACTCAG TTCTGCCTCCTAGAGACGCTAGTCACAGCCATTGTGGATGAGGTAGGGAATGAGTGGATCCTGCAGAAAAAAACttatgtgaccttgggtgtgGCTGTGGCTGGCTTCCTGCTGGGCATCCCCCTCACCAGCCAG GCAGGCATCTACTGGCTGCTGCTGATGGACAACTATGCGGCCAGCTTCTCCTTGGTCGTCATTTCCTGCATCATGTGCGTGTCCATCATGTACATCTACG GGCACCGGAACTACTTCCAGGACATCCAAATGATGCTGGGATTCCCACCGCCCCTCTTCTTCCAGATCTGCTGGCGCTTTGTCTCCCCAGCTATCATCTTT TTCATTCTCATCTTCACGGTGATCCAGTACCAGCCAATCACCTACAACCACTACCAGTATCCAGGCTGGGCCGTGGCCATCGGCTTCCTCATGGCTCTGTCCTCTGTCATTTGCATTCCACTCTACGCCCTGGTCCAGCTCTGCCGCACAGAAGGGGATACACTCCTCCAG cGTTTGAAAAATGCCACAAAGCCAAGCAGAGActggggccctgccctcctggagcatCGAACTGGGCGCTACGCCCCCACCATTCCGCCGTCTCCTGAAGATGGGCTTGAGGTCCAGCCGCTGCACCCGGACAAGGCCCAGATCCCCATGGTGGGCAGTAATGGCTCCAGCCGCCTGCAGGACTCCCGGATATGA
- the SLC6A9 gene encoding sodium- and chloride-dependent glycine transporter 1 isoform X1: MSGGDTHARSAPSAHPGMAAAQGPVAPSSPEQNGAVPSEATKRDQNLKRGNWGNQIEFVLTSVGYAVGLGNVWRFPYLCYRNGGGAFMFPYFIMLIFCGIPLFFMELSFGQFASQGCLGVWRISPMFKGVGYGMMVVSTYIGIYYNVVICIAFYYFFSSMTPVLPWAYCNNPWNTPDCAGVLDASNITNGSRNPALPGNLSHVLNHSLQRTSPSEEYWRLYVLKLSDDIGNFGEVRLPLLGCLGVSWVVVFLCLIRGVKSSGKVVYFTATFPYVVLTILFVRGVTLEGAFTGIMYYVTPQWDKILEAKVWGDAASQIFYSLGCAWGGLITMASYNKFHNNCYRDSVIISITNCATSVYAGFVIFSILGFMANHLGVDVSRVADHGPGLAFVAYPEALTLLPISPLWSLLFFFMLILLGLGTQFCLLETLVTAIVDEVGNEWILQKKTYVTLGVAVAGFLLGIPLTSQAGIYWLLLMDNYAASFSLVVISCIMCVSIMYIYGHRNYFQDIQMMLGFPPPLFFQICWRFVSPAIIFFILIFTVIQYQPITYNHYQYPGWAVAIGFLMALSSVICIPLYALVQLCRTEGDTLLQRLKNATKPSRDWGPALLEHRTGRYAPTIPPSPEDGLEVQPLHPDKAQIPMVGSNGSSRLQDSRI; the protein is encoded by the exons ATGAGCGGAGGAGACACGCACGCACGCTCCGCTCCAAGTGCTCACCCTGGGATGGCCGCGGCTCAGGGACCtgtggccccctcctccccagaacaG AATGGTGCTGTGCCCAGCGAGGCCACCAAGAGGGACCAGAACCTCAAACGGGGCAACTGGGGCAACCAGATCGAGTTTGTGCTGACGAGCGTGGGCTATGCCGTGGGCCTGGGCAATGTCTGGCGCTTCCCATACCTCTGCTATCGCAACGGGGGAG GTGCCTTCATGTTCCCCTACTTCATCATGCTGATCTTCTGCGGGATCCCGCTCTTCTTCATGGAGCTGTCCTTTGGCCAGTTTGCAAGTCAGGGCTGCCTTGGGGTCTGGAGGATCAGCCCCATGTTCAAAG gtgtGGGCTACGGCATGATGGTGGTGTCTACATACATTGGCATCTATTACAACGTGGTCATCTGCATCGCCTTCTACTACTTCTTCTCGTCCATGACGCCCGTGCTGCCCTGGGCCTACTGCAATAACCCCTGGAACACACCCGACTGCGCCGGCGTCCTGGATGCCTCCAACATCACCAACGGCTCCCGGAATCCCGCCCTGCCTGGCAACCTCTCCCACGTGCTCAACCACAGCCTCCAGCGGACCAGCCCCAGCGAGGAGTACTGGAG gctctaTGTGCTAAAGCTGTCAGATGACATCGGAAACTTCGGGGAGGTGCGACTGCCTCTCCTTGGTTGCCTCGGTGTCTCCTGGGTGGTTGTCTTCCTCTGCCTCATCCGAGGGGTCAAGTCTTCAGGGAAA GTGGTGTACTTTACGGCCACATTTCCCTACGTGGTGCTGACCATCCTGTTTGTCCGCGGTGTGACCTTGGAAGGAGCCTTCACCGGCATCATGTACTATGTGACCCCACAGTGGGACAAGATCCTGGAGGCCAAG GTGTGGGGGGATGCCGCCTCCCAGATCTTCTACTCGCTGGGCTGTGCGTGGGGTGGCCTCATCACCATGGCTTCCTACAACAAGTTCCATAACAACTGCTACCG GGACAGCGTCATCATCAGCATCACTAACTGTGCCACCAGCGTCTATGCCGGCTTTGTCATCTTCTCCATCTTGGGCTTCATGGCCAATCACCTGGGTGTGGACGTGTCCCGTGTGGCAGACCACGGCCCAGGCCTGGCCTTCGTGGCGTACCCCGAGGCCCTCACACTGCTGCCCATCTCCCCACTCTGGTCCTTGCTCTTCTTCTTCATGCTCATCTTGCTGGGGCTGGGCACTCAG TTCTGCCTCCTAGAGACGCTAGTCACAGCCATTGTGGATGAGGTAGGGAATGAGTGGATCCTGCAGAAAAAAACttatgtgaccttgggtgtgGCTGTGGCTGGCTTCCTGCTGGGCATCCCCCTCACCAGCCAG GCAGGCATCTACTGGCTGCTGCTGATGGACAACTATGCGGCCAGCTTCTCCTTGGTCGTCATTTCCTGCATCATGTGCGTGTCCATCATGTACATCTACG GGCACCGGAACTACTTCCAGGACATCCAAATGATGCTGGGATTCCCACCGCCCCTCTTCTTCCAGATCTGCTGGCGCTTTGTCTCCCCAGCTATCATCTTT TTCATTCTCATCTTCACGGTGATCCAGTACCAGCCAATCACCTACAACCACTACCAGTATCCAGGCTGGGCCGTGGCCATCGGCTTCCTCATGGCTCTGTCCTCTGTCATTTGCATTCCACTCTACGCCCTGGTCCAGCTCTGCCGCACAGAAGGGGATACACTCCTCCAG cGTTTGAAAAATGCCACAAAGCCAAGCAGAGActggggccctgccctcctggagcatCGAACTGGGCGCTACGCCCCCACCATTCCGCCGTCTCCTGAAGATGGGCTTGAGGTCCAGCCGCTGCACCCGGACAAGGCCCAGATCCCCATGGTGGGCAGTAATGGCTCCAGCCGCCTGCAGGACTCCCGGATATGA
- the SLC6A9 gene encoding sodium- and chloride-dependent glycine transporter 1 isoform X4 yields MSGGDTHARSAPSAHPGMAAAQGPVAPSSPEQVNPFPESLPLFPLAESVLQVWRGAYNSGLFPQLLASTPQPRSNGAVPSEATKRDQNLKRGNWGNQIEFVLTSVGYAVGLGNVWRFPYLCYRNGGGAFMFPYFIMLIFCGIPLFFMELSFGQFASQGCLGVWRISPMFKGVGYGMMVVSTYIGIYYNVVICIAFYYFFSSMTPVLPWAYCNNPWNTPDCAGVLDASNITNGSRNPALPGNLSHVLNHSLQRTSPSEEYWRLYVLKLSDDIGNFGEVRLPLLGCLGVSWVVVFLCLIRGVKSSGKVVYFTATFPYVVLTILFVRGVTLEGAFTGIMYYVTPQWDKILEAKVWGDAASQIFYSLGCAWGGLITMASYNKFHNNCYRDSVIISITNCATSVYAGFVIFSILGFMANHLGVDVSRVADHGPGLAFVAYPEALTLLPISPLWSLLFFFMLILLGLGTQFCLLETLVTAIVDEVGNEWILQKKTYVTLGVAVAGFLLGIPLTSQAGIYWLLLMDNYAASFSLVVISCIMCVSIMYIYGHRNYFQDIQMMLGFPPPLFFQICWRFVSPAIIFFILIFTVIQYQPITYNHYQYPGWAVAIGFLMALSSVICIPLYALVQLCRTEGDTLLQRLKNATKPSRDWGPALLEHRTGRYAPTIPPSPEDGLEVQPLHPDKAQIPMVGSNGSSRLQDSRI; encoded by the exons ATGAGCGGAGGAGACACGCACGCACGCTCCGCTCCAAGTGCTCACCCTGGGATGGCCGCGGCTCAGGGACCtgtggccccctcctccccagaacaGGTCA ACCCTTTTCCGGAGTCACTCCCTCTGTTTCCCCTAGCAGAATCTGTCCTCCAAGTCTGGCGTGGTGCCTACAACTCCGGTCTCTTCCCCCAACTCCTGGCCAGCACCCCCCAGCCCAGGTCA AATGGTGCTGTGCCCAGCGAGGCCACCAAGAGGGACCAGAACCTCAAACGGGGCAACTGGGGCAACCAGATCGAGTTTGTGCTGACGAGCGTGGGCTATGCCGTGGGCCTGGGCAATGTCTGGCGCTTCCCATACCTCTGCTATCGCAACGGGGGAG GTGCCTTCATGTTCCCCTACTTCATCATGCTGATCTTCTGCGGGATCCCGCTCTTCTTCATGGAGCTGTCCTTTGGCCAGTTTGCAAGTCAGGGCTGCCTTGGGGTCTGGAGGATCAGCCCCATGTTCAAAG gtgtGGGCTACGGCATGATGGTGGTGTCTACATACATTGGCATCTATTACAACGTGGTCATCTGCATCGCCTTCTACTACTTCTTCTCGTCCATGACGCCCGTGCTGCCCTGGGCCTACTGCAATAACCCCTGGAACACACCCGACTGCGCCGGCGTCCTGGATGCCTCCAACATCACCAACGGCTCCCGGAATCCCGCCCTGCCTGGCAACCTCTCCCACGTGCTCAACCACAGCCTCCAGCGGACCAGCCCCAGCGAGGAGTACTGGAG gctctaTGTGCTAAAGCTGTCAGATGACATCGGAAACTTCGGGGAGGTGCGACTGCCTCTCCTTGGTTGCCTCGGTGTCTCCTGGGTGGTTGTCTTCCTCTGCCTCATCCGAGGGGTCAAGTCTTCAGGGAAA GTGGTGTACTTTACGGCCACATTTCCCTACGTGGTGCTGACCATCCTGTTTGTCCGCGGTGTGACCTTGGAAGGAGCCTTCACCGGCATCATGTACTATGTGACCCCACAGTGGGACAAGATCCTGGAGGCCAAG GTGTGGGGGGATGCCGCCTCCCAGATCTTCTACTCGCTGGGCTGTGCGTGGGGTGGCCTCATCACCATGGCTTCCTACAACAAGTTCCATAACAACTGCTACCG GGACAGCGTCATCATCAGCATCACTAACTGTGCCACCAGCGTCTATGCCGGCTTTGTCATCTTCTCCATCTTGGGCTTCATGGCCAATCACCTGGGTGTGGACGTGTCCCGTGTGGCAGACCACGGCCCAGGCCTGGCCTTCGTGGCGTACCCCGAGGCCCTCACACTGCTGCCCATCTCCCCACTCTGGTCCTTGCTCTTCTTCTTCATGCTCATCTTGCTGGGGCTGGGCACTCAG TTCTGCCTCCTAGAGACGCTAGTCACAGCCATTGTGGATGAGGTAGGGAATGAGTGGATCCTGCAGAAAAAAACttatgtgaccttgggtgtgGCTGTGGCTGGCTTCCTGCTGGGCATCCCCCTCACCAGCCAG GCAGGCATCTACTGGCTGCTGCTGATGGACAACTATGCGGCCAGCTTCTCCTTGGTCGTCATTTCCTGCATCATGTGCGTGTCCATCATGTACATCTACG GGCACCGGAACTACTTCCAGGACATCCAAATGATGCTGGGATTCCCACCGCCCCTCTTCTTCCAGATCTGCTGGCGCTTTGTCTCCCCAGCTATCATCTTT TTCATTCTCATCTTCACGGTGATCCAGTACCAGCCAATCACCTACAACCACTACCAGTATCCAGGCTGGGCCGTGGCCATCGGCTTCCTCATGGCTCTGTCCTCTGTCATTTGCATTCCACTCTACGCCCTGGTCCAGCTCTGCCGCACAGAAGGGGATACACTCCTCCAG cGTTTGAAAAATGCCACAAAGCCAAGCAGAGActggggccctgccctcctggagcatCGAACTGGGCGCTACGCCCCCACCATTCCGCCGTCTCCTGAAGATGGGCTTGAGGTCCAGCCGCTGCACCCGGACAAGGCCCAGATCCCCATGGTGGGCAGTAATGGCTCCAGCCGCCTGCAGGACTCCCGGATATGA
- the SLC6A9 gene encoding sodium- and chloride-dependent glycine transporter 1 isoform X2 encodes MVGKGAKGMLNGAVPSEATKRDQNLKRGNWGNQIEFVLTSVGYAVGLGNVWRFPYLCYRNGGGAFMFPYFIMLIFCGIPLFFMELSFGQFASQGCLGVWRISPMFKGVGYGMMVVSTYIGIYYNVVICIAFYYFFSSMTPVLPWAYCNNPWNTPDCAGVLDASNITNGSRNPALPGNLSHVLNHSLQRTSPSEEYWRLYVLKLSDDIGNFGEVRLPLLGCLGVSWVVVFLCLIRGVKSSGKVVYFTATFPYVVLTILFVRGVTLEGAFTGIMYYVTPQWDKILEAKVWGDAASQIFYSLGCAWGGLITMASYNKFHNNCYRDSVIISITNCATSVYAGFVIFSILGFMANHLGVDVSRVADHGPGLAFVAYPEALTLLPISPLWSLLFFFMLILLGLGTQFCLLETLVTAIVDEVGNEWILQKKTYVTLGVAVAGFLLGIPLTSQAGIYWLLLMDNYAASFSLVVISCIMCVSIMYIYGHRNYFQDIQMMLGFPPPLFFQICWRFVSPAIIFFILIFTVIQYQPITYNHYQYPGWAVAIGFLMALSSVICIPLYALVQLCRTEGDTLLQRLKNATKPSRDWGPALLEHRTGRYAPTIPPSPEDGLEVQPLHPDKAQIPMVGSNGSSRLQDSRI; translated from the exons ATGGTAGGAAAAGGTGCCAAAGGGATGCTG AATGGTGCTGTGCCCAGCGAGGCCACCAAGAGGGACCAGAACCTCAAACGGGGCAACTGGGGCAACCAGATCGAGTTTGTGCTGACGAGCGTGGGCTATGCCGTGGGCCTGGGCAATGTCTGGCGCTTCCCATACCTCTGCTATCGCAACGGGGGAG GTGCCTTCATGTTCCCCTACTTCATCATGCTGATCTTCTGCGGGATCCCGCTCTTCTTCATGGAGCTGTCCTTTGGCCAGTTTGCAAGTCAGGGCTGCCTTGGGGTCTGGAGGATCAGCCCCATGTTCAAAG gtgtGGGCTACGGCATGATGGTGGTGTCTACATACATTGGCATCTATTACAACGTGGTCATCTGCATCGCCTTCTACTACTTCTTCTCGTCCATGACGCCCGTGCTGCCCTGGGCCTACTGCAATAACCCCTGGAACACACCCGACTGCGCCGGCGTCCTGGATGCCTCCAACATCACCAACGGCTCCCGGAATCCCGCCCTGCCTGGCAACCTCTCCCACGTGCTCAACCACAGCCTCCAGCGGACCAGCCCCAGCGAGGAGTACTGGAG gctctaTGTGCTAAAGCTGTCAGATGACATCGGAAACTTCGGGGAGGTGCGACTGCCTCTCCTTGGTTGCCTCGGTGTCTCCTGGGTGGTTGTCTTCCTCTGCCTCATCCGAGGGGTCAAGTCTTCAGGGAAA GTGGTGTACTTTACGGCCACATTTCCCTACGTGGTGCTGACCATCCTGTTTGTCCGCGGTGTGACCTTGGAAGGAGCCTTCACCGGCATCATGTACTATGTGACCCCACAGTGGGACAAGATCCTGGAGGCCAAG GTGTGGGGGGATGCCGCCTCCCAGATCTTCTACTCGCTGGGCTGTGCGTGGGGTGGCCTCATCACCATGGCTTCCTACAACAAGTTCCATAACAACTGCTACCG GGACAGCGTCATCATCAGCATCACTAACTGTGCCACCAGCGTCTATGCCGGCTTTGTCATCTTCTCCATCTTGGGCTTCATGGCCAATCACCTGGGTGTGGACGTGTCCCGTGTGGCAGACCACGGCCCAGGCCTGGCCTTCGTGGCGTACCCCGAGGCCCTCACACTGCTGCCCATCTCCCCACTCTGGTCCTTGCTCTTCTTCTTCATGCTCATCTTGCTGGGGCTGGGCACTCAG TTCTGCCTCCTAGAGACGCTAGTCACAGCCATTGTGGATGAGGTAGGGAATGAGTGGATCCTGCAGAAAAAAACttatgtgaccttgggtgtgGCTGTGGCTGGCTTCCTGCTGGGCATCCCCCTCACCAGCCAG GCAGGCATCTACTGGCTGCTGCTGATGGACAACTATGCGGCCAGCTTCTCCTTGGTCGTCATTTCCTGCATCATGTGCGTGTCCATCATGTACATCTACG GGCACCGGAACTACTTCCAGGACATCCAAATGATGCTGGGATTCCCACCGCCCCTCTTCTTCCAGATCTGCTGGCGCTTTGTCTCCCCAGCTATCATCTTT TTCATTCTCATCTTCACGGTGATCCAGTACCAGCCAATCACCTACAACCACTACCAGTATCCAGGCTGGGCCGTGGCCATCGGCTTCCTCATGGCTCTGTCCTCTGTCATTTGCATTCCACTCTACGCCCTGGTCCAGCTCTGCCGCACAGAAGGGGATACACTCCTCCAG cGTTTGAAAAATGCCACAAAGCCAAGCAGAGActggggccctgccctcctggagcatCGAACTGGGCGCTACGCCCCCACCATTCCGCCGTCTCCTGAAGATGGGCTTGAGGTCCAGCCGCTGCACCCGGACAAGGCCCAGATCCCCATGGTGGGCAGTAATGGCTCCAGCCGCCTGCAGGACTCCCGGATATGA